A portion of the Drosophila innubila isolate TH190305 chromosome 3L unlocalized genomic scaffold, UK_Dinn_1.0 0_D_3L, whole genome shotgun sequence genome contains these proteins:
- the LOC117787492 gene encoding protein Teyrha-meyrha isoform X2, which produces MESNAFVSSHLPSQALVVLSEAASGLHEALRGQRPFPARLPDAKDLHNMSLVGNYSTQFLHNFHPHLLQTLNHGMLAANGAAAAAAAAGAPGSYFASERSALGKPSVLSNFSLPSAFSPPKYIGISLDQNLFNGSESFRTDSASPTCTSHESMEGSQDYDAVEKGESPRSNNSQDPRDLRHLHNVSKAHTVASSSTASSSSSSSCSTSSAVAAISSAAVAAATSSAVVSMANHLAAHQSSPAHHHPHHHGHHVGGGTGPPPPTHHHMSHAHPHPLSHHAAHHAALASLSMAGLRAVPGGLSLVSGLQAAAAGGAIPDLCPVCGLKLSPEEWHTHFLTELDRLYKLSAGFERSNLQATYMFAPPCPAQENAIRTSHNRWETFQRIRNNRQNRLRLKVRKRKYGEMYMMESLYCSSCPICKRKYALETGKLPPEDDAKMQDEIETVDVESCNDDVPDSGSEAPGGAVGGMNSNLPPSSMHNTNAQPGKLDGILYRTACVINQKDVHADDQDVSTNVTTASSSSVSWSGETTPSSHTQAHISVKNVSELSSTTHHYYNADSCGVGGNEHSNNNNNNGSKELMMDTASCQNDSDEDVIVDDDETVKMTSKSHSYKRRQEENVGSSRSLENISPNEERPRSEPQVSSTEPGPMDISHSSSNNNNNNNNNNNNNNNTTTATKYVEPMENSLSQLSSMGVPGLTQLDTKTGIKDLNTDAFLRGRNFYFHQSCANVMSSYRLNKELLSQAQAQREAAANTATPRSLSPSPAQSPQQSVATQAME; this is translated from the exons ATGGAAAGCAACGCATTTGTTAGCAGCCATTTGCCATCACAAGCGCTTGTTGTACTATCGGAGGCCGCTTCCGGTTTGCATGAGGCACTGCGTGGACAACGCCCGTTTCCAGCGAGA ttacCTGACGCCAAAGATCTACACAACATGTCACTAGTCGGCAACTACAGCACCCAATTCCTGCACAACTTCCATCCGCATCTGCTGCAGACCCTCAACCATGGAATGCTGGCGGCAAATGGagcagctgccgctgctgcagccGCTGGAGCTCCGGGCAGTTATTTTGCCAGCGAGCGGTCGGCGCTGGGGAAGCCGTCGGTGCTGTCGAACTTCTCACTGCCGTCGGCATTTTCCCCTCCCAAATACATAGGCATATCTCTGGACCAG aATCTTTTCAATGGCAGCGAATCATTTCGCACGGATTCGGCCAGTCCCACGTGCACATCACACGAATCCATGGAGGGATCACAGGATTACGATGCCGTTGAAAAGGGTGAAAGCCCGCGCAGCAATAACTCTCAGGATCCCAGGGATTTGAGAC ATCTGCATAACGTTAGCAAGGCGCATACGGTGGCCTCATCCTCGACGGCATCCAGCAGCTCCTCATCCTCCTGCTCGACCAGCTCCGCTGTGGCGGCCATTAGCTCGGCGGCCGTCGCAGCGGCGACCAGCAGCGCAGTCGTCTCCATGGCCAACCATCTGGCGGCGCATCAGTCATCGCCGGCACACCATCATCCGCATCATCATGGCCATCATGTGGGTGGCGGGACGGGGCCTCCGCCGCCTACGCATCATCATATGTCGCATGCTCATCCCCATCCGCTTTCCCACCATGCGGCACATCATGCGGCTCTGGCCAGTCTCAGCATGGCCGGACTGCGTGCGGTTCCGGGTGGTTTAAGCCTGGTCAGCGGTTTGCAagccgctgctgctggcggTGCCATTCCCGATCTGTGTCCCGTCTGCGGATTGAAGCTCAGCCCCGAGGAGTGGCACACACACTTCCTCACCGAACTGGATCGCCTGTACAAGCTGAGCGCCGGATTCGAACGCTCCAATCTGCAGGCGACCTACATGTTTGCCCCACCCTGTCCGGCTCAGGAGAATGCCATTCGCACCAGCCACAATCGCTGGGAG aCATTTCAACGCATTAGAAATAATCGCCAAAACCGTCTGAGGCTGAAGGTGCGCAAGCGTAAATACGGCGAGATGTACATGATGGAGAGTCTCTACTGTAGCAGCTGTCCCATATGCAAGCGCAAGTATGCGCTGGAGACAGGAAAGCTTCCTCCAGAG GACGATGCCAAAATGCAGGATGAGATCGAAACGGTGGACGTGGAAAGCTGCAATGATGATGTGCCCGACTCTGGCTCGGAAGCACCAGGAGGAGCTGTGGGTGGAATGAATAGCAATCTGCCACCCTCCAGCATGCACAATACCAATGCACAGCCGGGTAAATTGGATGGCATACTCTATCGCACGGCATGCGTTATTAATCAGAAGGATGTCCATGCAGATGATCAGGATGTGAGCACCAATGTGACAACtgcgagcagcagcagcgtcagcTGGTCTGGAGAGACAACGCCCAGTTCACATACACAGGCACATATCAGCG TGAAAAACGTCAGCGAGCTGTCATCTACCACACATCACTACTACAACGCGGACTCCTGCGGAGTGGGCGGAAACGagcacagcaacaataataacaacaatggcagcaaGGAGCTAATGATGGACACGGCATCGTGTCAGAACGACAGCGACGAGGATGTCATTGTGGATGACGATGAGACAGTGAAAATGACGAGCAAGTCGCACAGTTACAAACGGCGACAGGAGGAGAACGTGGGCAGCAGCAG AAGCCTGGAGAATATCTCACCCAATGAGGAGCGTCCACGCTCGGAGCCGCAGGTCAGCAGCACTGAGCCTGGCCCCATGGACATCtcccacagcagcagcaacaacaataacaataataacaacaacaacaacaacaataacaacacaacaacagcaaccaaatATGTCGAGCCCATGGAGAACAGCCTGTCGCAGTTATCGTCTATGGGCGTGCCGGGATTAACACAATTGGACACAAAG ACAGGCATAAAGGATCTCAACACGGATGCGTTTCTGCGCGGTCGCAATTTCTATTTTCACCAGAGCTGCGCCAATGTGATGAGTAGCTATCGGCTCAACAAGGAGCTGCTCAGTCAGGCCCAAGCTCAGAGAGAGGCTGCCGCAAATACGGCAACGCCGCGCAGCCTGTCGCCGTCGCCCGCCCAGTCGCCGCAACAGAGCGTTGCCACCCAGGCCATGGAGTAG
- the LOC117787492 gene encoding protein Teyrha-meyrha isoform X1, which yields MESNAFVSSHLPSQALVVLSEAASGLHEALRGQRPFPARLPDAKDLHNMSLVGNYSTQFLHNFHPHLLQTLNHGMLAANGAAAAAAAAGAPGSYFASERSALGKPSVLSNFSLPSAFSPPKYIGISLDQNLFNGSESFRTDSASPTCTSHESMEGSQDYDAVEKGESPRSNNSQDPRDLRHLHNVSKAHTVASSSTASSSSSSSCSTSSAVAAISSAAVAAATSSAVVSMANHLAAHQSSPAHHHPHHHGHHVGGGTGPPPPTHHHMSHAHPHPLSHHAAHHAALASLSMAGLRAVPGGLSLVSGLQAAAAGGAIPDLCPVCGLKLSPEEWHTHFLTELDRLYKLSAGFERSNLQATYMFAPPCPAQENAIRTSHNRWETFQRIRNNRQNRLRLKVRKRKYGEMYMMESLYCSSCPICKRKYALETGKLPPEDDAKMQDEIETVDVESCNDDVPDSGSEAPGGAVGGMNSNLPPSSMHNTNAQPGKLDGILYRTACVINQKDVHADDQDVSTNVTTASSSSVSWSGETTPSSHTQAHISVKNVSELSSTTHHYYNADSCGVGGNEHSNNNNNNGSKELMMDTASCQNDSDEDVIVDDDETVKMTSKSHSYKRRQEENVGSSRSLENISPNEERPRSEPQVSSTEPGPMDISHSSSNNNNNNNNNNNNNNNTTTATKYVEPMENSLSQLSSMGVPGLTQLDTKVGISSDLKPDDENKCFICKTGIKDLNTDAFLRGRNFYFHQSCANVMSSYRLNKELLSQAQAQREAAANTATPRSLSPSPAQSPQQSVATQAME from the exons ATGGAAAGCAACGCATTTGTTAGCAGCCATTTGCCATCACAAGCGCTTGTTGTACTATCGGAGGCCGCTTCCGGTTTGCATGAGGCACTGCGTGGACAACGCCCGTTTCCAGCGAGA ttacCTGACGCCAAAGATCTACACAACATGTCACTAGTCGGCAACTACAGCACCCAATTCCTGCACAACTTCCATCCGCATCTGCTGCAGACCCTCAACCATGGAATGCTGGCGGCAAATGGagcagctgccgctgctgcagccGCTGGAGCTCCGGGCAGTTATTTTGCCAGCGAGCGGTCGGCGCTGGGGAAGCCGTCGGTGCTGTCGAACTTCTCACTGCCGTCGGCATTTTCCCCTCCCAAATACATAGGCATATCTCTGGACCAG aATCTTTTCAATGGCAGCGAATCATTTCGCACGGATTCGGCCAGTCCCACGTGCACATCACACGAATCCATGGAGGGATCACAGGATTACGATGCCGTTGAAAAGGGTGAAAGCCCGCGCAGCAATAACTCTCAGGATCCCAGGGATTTGAGAC ATCTGCATAACGTTAGCAAGGCGCATACGGTGGCCTCATCCTCGACGGCATCCAGCAGCTCCTCATCCTCCTGCTCGACCAGCTCCGCTGTGGCGGCCATTAGCTCGGCGGCCGTCGCAGCGGCGACCAGCAGCGCAGTCGTCTCCATGGCCAACCATCTGGCGGCGCATCAGTCATCGCCGGCACACCATCATCCGCATCATCATGGCCATCATGTGGGTGGCGGGACGGGGCCTCCGCCGCCTACGCATCATCATATGTCGCATGCTCATCCCCATCCGCTTTCCCACCATGCGGCACATCATGCGGCTCTGGCCAGTCTCAGCATGGCCGGACTGCGTGCGGTTCCGGGTGGTTTAAGCCTGGTCAGCGGTTTGCAagccgctgctgctggcggTGCCATTCCCGATCTGTGTCCCGTCTGCGGATTGAAGCTCAGCCCCGAGGAGTGGCACACACACTTCCTCACCGAACTGGATCGCCTGTACAAGCTGAGCGCCGGATTCGAACGCTCCAATCTGCAGGCGACCTACATGTTTGCCCCACCCTGTCCGGCTCAGGAGAATGCCATTCGCACCAGCCACAATCGCTGGGAG aCATTTCAACGCATTAGAAATAATCGCCAAAACCGTCTGAGGCTGAAGGTGCGCAAGCGTAAATACGGCGAGATGTACATGATGGAGAGTCTCTACTGTAGCAGCTGTCCCATATGCAAGCGCAAGTATGCGCTGGAGACAGGAAAGCTTCCTCCAGAG GACGATGCCAAAATGCAGGATGAGATCGAAACGGTGGACGTGGAAAGCTGCAATGATGATGTGCCCGACTCTGGCTCGGAAGCACCAGGAGGAGCTGTGGGTGGAATGAATAGCAATCTGCCACCCTCCAGCATGCACAATACCAATGCACAGCCGGGTAAATTGGATGGCATACTCTATCGCACGGCATGCGTTATTAATCAGAAGGATGTCCATGCAGATGATCAGGATGTGAGCACCAATGTGACAACtgcgagcagcagcagcgtcagcTGGTCTGGAGAGACAACGCCCAGTTCACATACACAGGCACATATCAGCG TGAAAAACGTCAGCGAGCTGTCATCTACCACACATCACTACTACAACGCGGACTCCTGCGGAGTGGGCGGAAACGagcacagcaacaataataacaacaatggcagcaaGGAGCTAATGATGGACACGGCATCGTGTCAGAACGACAGCGACGAGGATGTCATTGTGGATGACGATGAGACAGTGAAAATGACGAGCAAGTCGCACAGTTACAAACGGCGACAGGAGGAGAACGTGGGCAGCAGCAG AAGCCTGGAGAATATCTCACCCAATGAGGAGCGTCCACGCTCGGAGCCGCAGGTCAGCAGCACTGAGCCTGGCCCCATGGACATCtcccacagcagcagcaacaacaataacaataataacaacaacaacaacaacaataacaacacaacaacagcaaccaaatATGTCGAGCCCATGGAGAACAGCCTGTCGCAGTTATCGTCTATGGGCGTGCCGGGATTAACACAATTGGACACAAAGGTGGGAATTAGTTCGGATTTAAAACCGGACGATGAAAACAAATGTTTCATTTGTAAG ACAGGCATAAAGGATCTCAACACGGATGCGTTTCTGCGCGGTCGCAATTTCTATTTTCACCAGAGCTGCGCCAATGTGATGAGTAGCTATCGGCTCAACAAGGAGCTGCTCAGTCAGGCCCAAGCTCAGAGAGAGGCTGCCGCAAATACGGCAACGCCGCGCAGCCTGTCGCCGTCGCCCGCCCAGTCGCCGCAACAGAGCGTTGCCACCCAGGCCATGGAGTAG
- the LOC117786654 gene encoding ornithine aminotransferase, mitochondrial has protein sequence MFSKLSTRGVASRLGGIIKRTQHKEAAAASAASTESSRSEAVFAREQKYGAHNYHPLPVALSRGEGVHVWDVEGKRYFDYLSAYSAVNQGHCHPKIIKALTEQSQKLALTSRAFYNDVLGEYEEFVTKFFGYDKVLPMNTGVEGGETACKLARKWGYLKKQIPKDQAKIIFARNNFWGRTLSAVSASNDPSSYEGFGPFMPGFELIDYNNVAALAQALQDPTVCAFMVEPIQGEAGVVVPDEGYLRKVRELCTKNNVLWIADEVQTGLARTGRMLAVDYEEVQPDILILGKALSGGVYPVSAVLCNDDVMLCIKPGEHGSTYGGNPLGCRVAIAALEVLQEERLAENAFKMGQLLRSELSKLPKDIVSVVRGKGLLNAIVINSKYDAWDVCMKLKDNGLLAKPTHGDIIRFAPPLVINEAQMMESIDIIKKTILSM, from the exons ATGTTTTCCAAACTGAGCACACGCGGAGTTGCCAGCCGCCTTGGTGGCATCATCAAGAGAACGCAACACAAAGAGGCCGCTGCCGCCTCCGCCGCCTCCACGGAGAGCAGCCGCTCCGAAGCGGTTTTTGCACGTGAGCAAAAATACGGCGCACACAACTATCATCCGTTGCCGGTGGCGCTTAGCCGGGGTGAAGGTGTTCACGTGTGGGATGTGGAGGGTAAACGCTACTTCGACTATCTCAGCGCCTATTCGGCGGTCAATCAGGGTCACTGTCATCCCAAGATTATCAAGGCGCTGACGGAACAGTCACAGAAACTGGCGCTGACGTCACG CGCCTTCTACAATGACGTACTCGGCGAATACGAGGAATTTGTTACCAAGTTCTTTGGCTATGACAAAGTGCTGCCCATGAACACGGGCGTGGAAGGCGGGGAGACTGCTTGCAAGCTGGCCCGCAAGTGGGGATACCTTAAGAAGCAGATACCCAAGGATCAGGCCAAGATCATCTTTGCACGCAACAATTTCTGGGGTCGCACCCTGTCCGCGGTGTCCGCCTCGAATGATCCCAGCAGCTATGAGGGCTTTGGACCATTTATGCCTGGCTTTGAGCTGATTGATTATAATAATGTGGCTGCACTGGCGCAGGCTCTGCAGGATCCCACAGTGTGTGCCTTCATGGTGGAGCCCATCCAAGGCGAGGCAGGTGTTGTGGTGCCCGATGAAGGTTACCTGCGCAAGGTGCGCGAATTGTGCACAAAGAACAATGTGCTCTGGATTGCGGATGAGGTGCAGACGGGTCTGGCACGCACTGGACGCATGCTGGCCGTGGACTACGAGGAAGTGCAGCCCGATATACTCATTCTGGGCAAGGCACTCTCCGGCGGTGTTTATCCCGTCTCAGCTGTGCTCTGCAATGACGACGTGATGCTGTGCATCAAGCCCGGAGAGCACGGTTCCACCTACGGTGGAAACCCACTGGGCTGCCGTGTGGCTATTGCTGCTCTGGAGGTACTTCAGGAGGAAAGGTTGGCGGagaatgcttttaaaatgggTCAACTGCTGCGCAGTGAGCTGTCCAAACTGCCCAAGGACATTGTGTCCGTGGTCAGGGGTAAAGGACTTCTCAATGCCATTGTAATCAATTCCA AATATGATGCTTGGGATGTTTGCATGAAGCTCAAGGATAACGGATTGCTGGCCAAGCCCACACATGGTGACATCATTCGCTTTGCCCCACCCCTGGTCATCAATGAGGCGCAAATGATGGAGAGCATTGACATCATTAAGAAGACAATTTTGTCtatgtaa
- the LOC117786662 gene encoding uncharacterized protein LOC117786662 translates to MESRAALCSIRIRSTELKDPQPLLIRPGTSEIYPYTAYGYVQVASGEPIEFFCSKSLDWPFSGKKSVTAFCMEGSWYKIGDNEYHISEFRCLSWPDFIGKSTGSRCSSGNLIDVGFELNGKRFIKEYEVCFDENEEVTRYVYHTLDRASNYYATGVDQIKFAHGGFFASKKVDKLYTPEVQKETINKALGMDASRYINSDANRFLTRGLLAAETDFAYTPEQRSAFMFINAAPQWQSFNVGNWARVVEGVKEWATKTGKKLDCWTGVWGVTTLPNKVAKQTPLYLSYDEQGNGLIPVPKIFFRVIIEPATQKGIVLVGVNNPYLSTGEIENGYILCKDVSDRINWINWKRNIISAGYSYACEVMEFRRKVINLPQFKVSGLLV, encoded by the exons ATGGAGTCCAGAGCTG CACTCTGCTCCATTCGGATTAGAAGCACGGAGTTGAAGGATCCTCAGCCACTGTTGATCAGGCCAGGCACCTCTGAGATTTATCCCTACACGGCCTACGGCTACGTACAGGTTGCCTCCGGCGAGCCCATTGAGTTTTTCTGCAGTAAGTCCCTGGACTGGCCCTTTTCGGGTAAAAAAAGCGTGACTGCTTTTTGTATGGAAGGCTCGTGGTATAAAATTGGCGATAACGAGTACCACATCTCGGAGTTTAGATGCTTATCTTGGCCGGATTTCATTGGCAAGAGTACCGGTTCCAGATGCAGTAGTGGCAACCTGATCGACGTGGGCTTCGAACTCAACGGAAAACGGTTTATCAAAGAGTACGAGGTGTGCTTCGATGAGAATGAGGAAGTCACACGTTATGTCTATCACACTTTGGATCGAGCCAGCAATTATTATGCCACGGGTGtggatcaaataaaatttgctcACGGCGGATTCTTCGCTAGCAAAAAGGTGGACAAACTCTACACGCCGGAGGTGCAGAAGGAGACCATCAATAAGGCCTTGGGCATGGACGCGTCCCGATATATTAACTCAGATGCGAACAGGTTCTTGACCCGAGGCCTTTTGGCTGCCGAGACCGACTTTGCCTATACTCCGGAGCAGCGTTCCGCCTTCATGTTCATCAATGCGGCGCCTCAATGGCAGTCCTTCAATGTTGGCAACTGGGCCCGAGTCGTGGAAGGAGTGAAGGAATGGGCAACCAAGACTGGCAAAAAATTGGATTGCTGGACTGGCGTCTGGGGTGTCACCACTTTGCCCAATAAGGTAGCCAAGCAGACTCCCTTGTACTTGTCCTATGATGAGCAAGGCAATGGCCTGATCCCAGTTCCCAAGATCTTTTTCCGTGTGATCATCGAGCCTGCCACCCAAAAGGGCATTGTCTTAGTCGGTGTCAATAATCCCTATCTCAGTACCGGTGAGATCGAAAATGGCTATATTCTGTGTAAGGATGTCAGCGATAGGATCAACTGGATCAACTGGAAGCGAAATATCATTTCTGCCGGTTACTCCTATGCTTGTGAGGTGATGGAGTTCCGCAGAAAGGTAATAAACTTGCCACAGTTCAAGGTTAGCGGATTATTGGTCTAA